A window from Chrysemys picta bellii isolate R12L10 chromosome 20, ASM1138683v2, whole genome shotgun sequence encodes these proteins:
- the UBE2Q1 gene encoding ubiquitin-conjugating enzyme E2 Q1, whose protein sequence is MQRAGAEEAAGSQAAAGPGRSGGGAASPGRLLRRELRLLESIFHRGHERFRIGSACPDEISCEFVPGPGARAGGSGSRGPPPGPVRIHCNITESYPAVPPIWSVESDDPNLAAILERLVEVKKGNTLLLQHLKRIISDLCKLYNLPQHPDVEMLDQPLPAEQSTQEEVSSEDEDEEMPEDTEDLDHYEMKEEEPVDGKKTEDDGIGKENLAILEKIKQNQRQDYLNGAVSGSVQATDRLMKELRDIYRSPSFKGGNYAVELVSDSLYDWNVKLLKVDEDSALHNDLQILKEKEGMDFILLNFSFKDNFPFDPPFVRVVSPVLSGGYVLGGGAICMELLTKQGWSSAYSIESVIMQISATLVKGKARVQFGANKNQYSLTRAQQSYKSLVQIHEKNGWYTPPKEDG, encoded by the exons ATGCAGCGGGCGGGGGCGGAGGAGGCGGCGGGGTCGCAGGCGGCGGCGGGGCCCGGGCGGAGCGGGGGCGGCGCGGCCTCCCCCGGGCGGCTCCTGAGGCGGGAGCTGCGGCTGCTCGAGTCCATCTTCCACCGGGGCCACGAGCGGTTCCGCATCGGCAGCGCCTGCCCCGACGAGATCAGCTGCGAGTTCGTGCCCGGGCCGGGGGCGCGCGCCGgggggtccgggagccggggccCGCCGCCGGGGCCCGTCCGCATCCACTGCAACATCACG GAGTCTTACCCGGCTGTTCCCCCAATCTGGTCTGTGGAGTCGGATGATCCAAACCTGGCAGCTATCCTGGAGAGGCTGGTGGAAGTCAAGAAAGGAAATACATTG CTTTTGCAGCACCTGAAGCGGATAATCTCCGACCTGTGCAAACTCTACAAccttccccagcacccagatGTCGAGATGTTGGACCAGCCTCTGCCAGCAGAACAG AGCACCCAGGAAGAGGTGTCCTCGGAGGATGAAGATGAGGAGATGCCAGAG GACACCGAGGACTTGGATCACTATGAGATGAAAGAGGAGGAGCCAGTCGACGGGAAGAAGACGGAGGACGACGGCATCGGGAAGGAAAACCTGGCCATCTTAGAGAAAATCAAACAGAACCAGAGGCAAGATTACTTAAAT GGCGCAGTGTCTGGCTCTGTACAGGCCACTGACCGGCTAATGAAGGAGCTCAGGGATATTTACCGATCACCAAGTTTCAAGGGCG GAAACTATGCAGTTGAACTAGTGAGCGACAGCCTGTACGATTGGAACGTCAAACTCCTGAA GGTTGACGAGGATAGCGCTTTGCACAACGATCTCCAGATCCTCAAAGAGAAAGAAGGGATGGACTTCATCCTCCTAAACTTCTCCTTTAAA GATAACTTTCCTTTCGACCCACCGTTCGTAAGGGTTGTGTCCCCTGTGCTCTCGGGGGG GTACGTTCTGGGGGGAGGTGCCATCTGCATGGAGCTGCTTACAAAGCAG ggctggagcagtgcCTATTCTATTGAATCGGTGATCATGCAGATCAGTGCCACGCTAGTGAAAGGGAAAGCCAGGGTGCAGTTTGGAGCCAATAAA AATCAGTACAGCCTGACGCGAGCACAGCAGTCCTACAAGTCCCTGGTTCAGATCCATGAGAAGAATG GCTGGTACACACCACCCAAGGAAGACGGCTAG